GGACAACTGCACCACTACCTGGATCGACTAAACCCAAAAGACCAAGGCTATTGCGGTGACGTCGGCAAACGCAGTTGGGGTTTGGGTGCGGTTCGTGACTGACCGCCTGCGGGAACCTCGATATACGGCGAAACGAGAATCGGGGGCGAAGAGTTTGGCGCGAGTTCGGTTGGTGTCGCAATCGGCTGCGCGTCGACAATGCGCGCGTGAGAAAGAGGTGCGGTCTGAAGTACCGTCCCGCTCTGACCATCGCTGATTCCCTTCTGGGTATCCAGAATCAGCGGCTGGCCACCGCCCGACGATGCAGCCAAAGCGCTCGCCGTAGTGAAGGTCGAAGCGAGCACCGGAAATACGAAGCGCAGCAGATAGCCAGACAGACGAATGGAACGCATGCACGAACCCGGTAGTTGATGGCCTGCCGGTCAAACACGGCGGCGGATGCTTTACCTTACCTTCGTTGCGACGTTCACGCCAGCGCGATACTTCGGAGCTATCCGCGCTCCAAAAACGACAAAGCCCCGCAAAGCGGGGCCTTCGATACAGCTGAACCGCCTCACGCGGCGCGCGATTTACTGCGAGTAACCGTTGGTCTCGAGCGAGCGGATACGTTGCTCGAGTTGAACGATGTCGGCCGACGATGCGAGATACGCTTCACGGCGGTTACGTTCGGCGCTTTCAAACCAGATGCTCAGCTTTTCCACAATGTACGCAATCATGATGCTCTCCAAGGATCGATAGAACCCCTGGTGAATTTGCGCATCAGGGATTTCCCTCAAAAGGGTTAACCCGAATTATAGCCTTCTGTCCGAACTGCGCTAGTGAAATGCTCGACTAGCGTGCATTCCGTTTTGGAATGGTGCATTCTGCTGCAGGATTTAACCCATTGATTTTGCTAACATTTTATCCAAAAAATAGATCTCCGAAGCCAAAATGCATTACTTTGGTGCGGTTCTGTGGAAAGATCACAACACCCGAGGTCGGGCTACATGCGTTTCCCAGCCGTCCCCGACAGTAACTATTCGCCCGCCAATCGCTGGATGATCGGACAGTCCGGACGCTCATCTCCGTGGCAATGGTTCGCAAGATGGGTAAGCGTATCCCGCATTTCCGTAAGCTCAGCAATCCGGCGATCAAGTTCGGTCACGTGCTCCAGCGCGATTGATTTAACCTCGCCACTCGCTCGGGAGTGGTCCTGCCACAACGCCAGGAGCTTGCGGATATCTTCTACGAGAAATCCGAGGCGACGGGCCTGTCGAATAAAACGCAGCGAATGAATTTCTGTTGCCCCATAGACTCGGTACCCGGCTGGCGTACGTCCCTTGGCGCTCAACAAGCCAACGCTCTCGTAGTATCTAATCATCTTCGCGGTAACGCCGGACGCACTTGCCGCTTCACCGATATTCATCAGGCTCGCTCCAGATTTCGGTCTTTCATGCTACACCTTCCCACGGCGGGAAGGTTTAAGCTACTTTCTGGCCCATCCGGGTTTCATTGCGACTTGCAATGCAATTACTCTCTCGAGGTGAAAATGATTGCCGAATTCCAAGTTGAAGGCATGAGCTGCCAACATTGTGTCGCCGCTGTCACGGAGGCAATTCGTGACCGTGATGCCTCCGCGCAGGTAAAGATCGATCTCGCGGAACGTCGCGTTATCGTCGATTCGCAGCAACCGGTGGAAGCATTAGAAGCAGCGATCGTCGACGCCGGCTATACGGTGGTCGGTGATGCCAGCACCACTACTAATGACTGAGAATCTACCGATGCCCGTTGTTGCAGTAATTGGCGCGTCTGGGCTGCTGGGGCGGGCGATCGTGAAGGAACTGAATCGGGAGCGAGAATGGCATATCGTTCCTACGGCGTTCCGTCGCGTATCGCCGCAGATGATTTCATTGGACATTTGCGATGCCGATGCAGTCACTCGGTTCATCGAACGCGAGAAGCCGCAGGCTATCGTGATCGCGGCCGCGGAACGCAAACCAGACGTTTGCGAACGTGAGCCCGCACGTGCTCATGCGATGAATGTCGTAGCAGTTCAAAATATTGCTGCTGCAGCCAGTCGCGTGAATGCATGGACTTTGTCCATCTCGACCGATTATGTATTCAACGGGACCCGGCCGCCTTACCTAACCGACGATCCGCCGTGTCCACTTAACGCCTATGGCCGCAGCAAACTGCATGGGGAACGTGCGTTCATCGATGCTGCACGCGGCACCGGATGCGTGCTCCGCCTGCCGCTGCTCTATGGTCCGGTTACCGATTGGCAGGAATCTGCGGTAACCAGCCTGATACCCGCGATTGTCGCGTCAGTCGATACCGTGCCTGCAGCAATGGACGCCTGGGCAGTTCGATATCCAACTTATACGCCGGATGTCGCGTTTGTTATCCGGCAATTGCTCGCTCAACATTTCTGCGGAAGAACCATAACGGGTATTACTCAATGGTCCGGCGACCAGGCAATGACGAAATACGATATTGCCTTGCATCTAGCTGCCGCTCTGCAAATCAAGGCTCGTCTGATTCCGCAAACGACTCCGACCGACTCGACACCGAGACCTCGTGATTGCCACCTCGACACTAGCAGTCTTGAGAAACTCGGTATCGGTCGGCGCACGCCATTCGAGACAGCTCTTCGAGATGTGCTGCGTCAAATCCCGTAGTCAAAGAGCCCTGTTGTGCTCCACAACCAGAAATTCTTCGATTTGTTGTGGGGTTATCGCTAAGGGTATGCGGGGCACTGCAGATGGGGAGCGGATTATGGGTGGCTTGGGAAGGTACGTGCGCAGAAACGGTCGTCCAAACACAAAGCCCCCAACCGGGGTTGAAGCGGTTGGGGGCTTTGAGCTGGAGCATAAGGAGCCTGACGATTACCTACTTTCACACGGGCAATCCGCACTATCATCGGCGTGGAGTCGTTTCACGGTCCTGTTCGGGATGGGAAGGGGTGGTACCGACACGCTATGGTCATCAGGCATGACTTGTTGTCGT
This portion of the Paraburkholderia flava genome encodes:
- a CDS encoding DUF3563 family protein, which gives rise to MIAYIVEKLSIWFESAERNRREAYLASSADIVQLEQRIRSLETNGYSQ
- the cueR gene encoding Cu(I)-responsive transcriptional regulator, which codes for MNIGEAASASGVTAKMIRYYESVGLLSAKGRTPAGYRVYGATEIHSLRFIRQARRLGFLVEDIRKLLALWQDHSRASGEVKSIALEHVTELDRRIAELTEMRDTLTHLANHCHGDERPDCPIIQRLAGE
- a CDS encoding heavy-metal-associated domain-containing protein, which translates into the protein MIAEFQVEGMSCQHCVAAVTEAIRDRDASAQVKIDLAERRVIVDSQQPVEALEAAIVDAGYTVVGDASTTTND
- a CDS encoding dTDP-4-dehydrorhamnose reductase family protein, producing the protein MPVVAVIGASGLLGRAIVKELNREREWHIVPTAFRRVSPQMISLDICDADAVTRFIEREKPQAIVIAAAERKPDVCEREPARAHAMNVVAVQNIAAAASRVNAWTLSISTDYVFNGTRPPYLTDDPPCPLNAYGRSKLHGERAFIDAARGTGCVLRLPLLYGPVTDWQESAVTSLIPAIVASVDTVPAAMDAWAVRYPTYTPDVAFVIRQLLAQHFCGRTITGITQWSGDQAMTKYDIALHLAAALQIKARLIPQTTPTDSTPRPRDCHLDTSSLEKLGIGRRTPFETALRDVLRQIP